The genome window CGCCCGGCTATCCACGTTTGGTTATGGTTTGAAACCACTACTCCGCTTGTCGTCAAGCTAGTAGTGACCGCAGCTCATCTACAATCGCTGGCCTTACCGGTTGCATCCTCGCGCCGGACAGCAGCCACAGGTAGCATGACGCGCGCGAAGAAAGCAGCCCCCAGAACAAGAAGTTCGTCAGCCAGGACTCAATCCAAATCCGTCAACCGTATCGGCAGATCTCTGCGCGCCTTGGTTATCACCGCGATAACCAGCTTCGGCGCTGCGACGTATTTGCTGAATCCTCACTGGCGGCCACAGTTTTCGCTGGACCAGATTCTGAGCTATCTGCCGCGCCCGGCGTCGCAGGAGCAGACAGCGCCCATCGCGAAGCCGACGGGGGCGATGGTCCAGACCACATTCGTCAGTTGTCCGCAGTTTTTTCCCGACGGAAAATTACCCGCCGTGCCAGCCAGCCAAGGGCTGCGCGAGCTGTGCTTTTCGGCGTTCGCGGTGTTGCATAGCGGACAGACCAAGACGCCCGTGTTTGTGGCTGAACGCCTGAATCGCAAGACCTTGTCGCAAGCGCAGGGGTTGCAGCGGACCGACAAGTTCTACGCCGATGCGCGATTGCCCAAGGCCGAGCGGTCCGACCTGGACGACTACAAGGGCTCGGGGTTCTCGCGCGGTCACATGGCTCCCGCGGGCGACATGTCCACCAAAGAAGCCATGGCGCAGAGCTTCTCGCTGGCCAACATGGTGCCGCAGGATCAGACGCATAACGCCGGGCCGTGGAGCCGCATCGAGCAGGACACCAGGAAGTACGTGATGCATGCGGCCGGGGACGTCTACGTGTTCACGGGTCCTGTTTATGCGGAAAAACCCAAGACAATCGGCTTTGGCGTCGCTATTCCCAGCTATATCTATAAGGTCGTGTACGACGCGACGACGGGCCGGTCCTGGGTGCACTGGCAGGCCAACGCGGCCAGCACGAAGGCCGGGCCGCCTATCGACTACGCCGAGTTCGTGCGGCGCACGGGGATGCAGTTGCTGCCGGCTTCCCAGCACTGAGGCAAATAGACCGGGCTTGCGGCTCAGATCTATCAAGTTGAAACATCCATAGACCATCCACTTGGATGGTTTTATTGTTCGTTTCATGCCTCCGCGTCCTCCAAAACTCGCTTCCGCTCCCAAGCCTTCCGACGAAAAGATCACGATCAACCTGGGTTATGTCGACCTGGGCCAAATTGATCTTCTGGTCCAGGAAGGGTTCTACGCGAATCGCACTGACCTGATCCGAACCGCCATCCGCAATCAGCTGGCGACGCATGGCGATGCCGTGCGTCAGGCGGTTAGCCGGAAGACGCTGGTGCTGGGTATTCAGCACTACACCGCTCAGGATTTGCTGGCGGTTCAGGCTGCCGGCGAAATGTTGCAGATTCGCGTGTTGGGTCTGGCGACGATCGCCGCC of Achromobacter seleniivolatilans contains these proteins:
- a CDS encoding DNA/RNA non-specific endonuclease is translated as MTRAKKAAPRTRSSSARTQSKSVNRIGRSLRALVITAITSFGAATYLLNPHWRPQFSLDQILSYLPRPASQEQTAPIAKPTGAMVQTTFVSCPQFFPDGKLPAVPASQGLRELCFSAFAVLHSGQTKTPVFVAERLNRKTLSQAQGLQRTDKFYADARLPKAERSDLDDYKGSGFSRGHMAPAGDMSTKEAMAQSFSLANMVPQDQTHNAGPWSRIEQDTRKYVMHAAGDVYVFTGPVYAEKPKTIGFGVAIPSYIYKVVYDATTGRSWVHWQANAASTKAGPPIDYAEFVRRTGMQLLPASQH
- a CDS encoding CopG family transcriptional regulator, which gives rise to MPPRPPKLASAPKPSDEKITINLGYVDLGQIDLLVQEGFYANRTDLIRTAIRNQLATHGDAVRQAVSRKTLVLGIQHYTAQDLLAVQAAGEMLQIRVLGLATIAADVTPELALATIESVTVLGALHASPAVKTALRQRIR